The Arachis hypogaea cultivar Tifrunner chromosome 16, arahy.Tifrunner.gnm2.J5K5, whole genome shotgun sequence genome contains a region encoding:
- the LOC112755152 gene encoding uncharacterized protein, whose amino-acid sequence MRKSLRLSSIGLAVNDVREPPVRNFRTRFSLTSFAKRVQQLTEEQVSAILKTGFGNLLSVPNHSLSKVLLTELMETWNCEKQAFVLDSGEIRMTLLDAALILGLRVFGKPVVLREGEPFSELEELYGATKGKRKVEMKSLEERLDSIGGVMSDEFVRTFLLYTIGTFLSSNGKVDSRYLLFLEDLDEVCEFAWGAAVVEDLAQWLDKRKENNVQYVGGCLIFLQIWSFEHFDIARPQLQGHDLTFPRVCRWDNSKPIQRQKLTLRLKDLNDDQVIWTLQPTSSELQLEIIKEALGVLSDSTELESAENSLASTSSNVHEVDSESQLSISSKVHREEDEYYPENLEVKDNPKKSSTSNREYTEQKINLEKLIVLDTPPNLGTCNTDYQEQEINLENQVVEDTPPKLNTYNGRYEEMENLIVLDTPPNLSCSGKVHGQKEMNPENLIVDDTPKSNTYNGKYEEMENLIVEDTPPNLSCSGKVHGQKEMNPENLIVDDTPTSTGIVDEVTREQKLSLSEDELRKRNVMLEEKNVELKMKVGQVMEKNKQFEEEIAELKKELDRLREENRGLRLYSTFADEVERHLLDYETN is encoded by the exons ATGAGGAAATCACTGAGGTTATCTTCCATTGGCCTCGCTGTCAACGACGTTCGGGAACCGCCG GTTAGGAATTTCAGGACTCGATTTTCCCTAACATCTTTCGCCAAGCGTGTTCAACAACTCACGGAGGAGCAAGTATCAGCAATACTGAAGACTGGTTTCGGGAACTTGTTATCGGTCCCCAATCATTCACTTAGCAAAGTGCTGCTAACAGAATTAATGGAAACTTGGAACTGCGAGAAGCAAGCTTTTGTGCTCGATTCAGGTGAAATTCGTATGACATTGTTAGATGCTGCTCTGATATTGGGGCTTCGAGTGTTTGGAAAACCGGTAGTGTTGAGAGAGGGGGAGCCATTCTCCGAATTGGAAGAGTTGTATGgtgcaacaaaggggaagaggAAGGTGGAAATGAAGTCCCTTGAAGAGAGGCTTGATTCGATTGGGGGAGTTATGAGTGATGAGTTTGTGAGGACCTTCTTGCTTTACACAATTGGGACCTTTCTTTCCTCCAATGGGAAAGTGGATTCCCGGTACTTGTTGTTTCTTGAGGATTTGGATGAGGTTTGTGAGTTTGCTTGGGGTGCTGCTGTTGTTGAGGATTTGGCTCAGTGGCTTGACAAGAGGAAAGAAAACAATGTGCAGTATGTGGGTGGCTGCCTTATATTTCTCCAA ATATGGTCTTTTGAGCATTTTGATATAGCACGGCCACAGTTGCAAGGTCATGATTTGACCTTTCCTCGTGTATGTCGATGGGACAATAGCAAACCTATTCAAAGGCAAAAGCTTACTTTAAGGCTTAAGGACCTAAATGATGACCAG GTAATTTGGACACTTCAACCTACTTCTAGTGAATTGCAATTAGAGATTATCAAAGAAGCACTTGGGGTGCTGAGTGACAGCACAGAGCTTGAAAGTGCAGAAAACTCTTTGGCAAGCACGTCAAGCAAT GTTCATGAAGTAGATTCAGAGTCACAGCTTAGTATCTCTAGCAAGGTACATAGAGAGGAGGATGAGTATTATCCTGAAAACCTGGAAGTGAAGGACAATCCCAAAAAGTCAAGCACAAGTAACAGAGAATACACAGAGCAGAAGATCAATCTTGAAAAACTTATAGTGCTAGACACCCCTCCAAACTTGGGAACTTGTAACACAGATTATCAAGAGCAGGAGATCAATCTTGAAAACCAGGTAGTGGAGGATACCCCACCAAAGTTGAACACTTACAATGGAAGATATGAAGAAATGGAAAATCTGATAGTACTGGACACACCTCCAAATTTGAGCTGTTCTGGTAAAGTTCATGGACAGAAAGAGATGAATCCTGAAAACCTCATAGTTGATGACACACCAAAGTCGAACACTTACAATGGAAAATATGAAGAAATGGAAAATCTGATAGTAGAGGACACACCTCCAAATTTGAGCTGTTCTGGTAAAGTTCATGGACAGAAAGAGATGAATCCTGAAAACCTCATAGTTGATGACACCCCTACAAGTACAGGCATTGTTGATGAAGTAACCAGAGAACAGAAGTTGAGCCTTTCTGAG GATGAATTAAGAAAGAGAAATGTCATGCTAGAAGAGAAAAATGTTGAATTGAAGATGAAAGTAGGCCAAGTAATGGAGAAAAATAAACAATTTGAAGAAGAGATCGCTGAGTTGAAGAAAGAGCTGGATAGATTGAGAGAAGAGAACAGAGGGTTAAGGCTCTATAGTACCTTTGCTGATGAAGTCGAAAGGCATCTTTTGGATTATGAAACAAATTGA
- the LOC112755153 gene encoding non-specific lipid-transfer protein 1, which translates to MASNNLVVRLVCCAVVCAAALSVTTTVPKAEAAVSCGQLTNELMPCLSYILYGGNTVPQGCCNGVRTVFNTARTTPDRQAVCNCIKSSIVGVPYTNFNIVNAAAVPKKCGVNISYQISPNIDCSRVQ; encoded by the exons ATGGCTAGCAACAATCTTGTGGTGAGATTGGTATGCTGTGCGGTCGTCTGCGCCGCGGCACTGAGTGTAACAACCACCGTTCCAAAGGCGGAAGCAGCCGTGTCATGCGGCCAACTCACAAACGAGCTCATGCCATGCTTGTCATACATATTGTATGGGGGGAACACGGTGCCTCAAGGGTGCTGCAATGGGGTTAGGACCGTCTTTAACACCGCTCGGACCACCCCGGACCGGCAAGCCGTATGCAACTGCATTAAAAGCTCCATTGTTGGAGTCCCTTACACTAACTTTAACATTGTCAATGCTGCTGCCgttccaaagaaatgtggtgtCAACATTTCTTACCAGATCAGTCCCAATATTGATTGCAGCAG AGTGCAGTAA